Proteins encoded within one genomic window of Sulfurovum sp. XGS-02:
- a CDS encoding DUF721 domain-containing protein, which produces MKKASMILSHLSSQPQFKSLKRQECYQKYIDLLSPKWQKAVAFVYIKDETLFIAVTHPGFKMELNYNRDLLKTLLTELNRHDEACKMMQAEKVVVFHSKYYAMPQEKASYVSVPHYHERAEGNFETPSDRELKEKFERIKAIVTCNQ; this is translated from the coding sequence ATGAAAAAAGCCAGTATGATTTTGTCTCATTTATCTTCTCAGCCTCAGTTTAAATCATTAAAACGGCAGGAGTGTTACCAAAAGTATATTGATCTTCTGAGTCCCAAATGGCAAAAAGCTGTTGCCTTTGTGTACATCAAAGATGAGACACTCTTTATAGCAGTCACACACCCCGGTTTTAAAATGGAACTTAATTATAATAGAGATTTATTAAAAACACTATTAACTGAGCTCAACAGGCACGATGAAGCGTGTAAGATGATGCAGGCTGAAAAGGTGGTCGTCTTTCATAGCAAGTATTATGCCATGCCTCAGGAAAAAGCCTCTTATGTGAGCGTACCCCATTATCATGAACGCGCCGAGGGAAATTTTGAAACACCTTCAGACAGAGAACTCAAAGAGAAATTCGAACGTATTAAAGCCATAGTCACATGCAATCAGTAA
- the uvrC gene encoding excinuclease ABC subunit UvrC, with the protein MQSVIQDLPSCAGVYQYFDTSGKLLYVGKAKNLKNRVKSYWRFSPEFRPNPTQSSRIIKMLYEASRLEYIVVETEEDALILENSLIKQLKPKYNILLRDDKTYPYIYIDESVAYPRFEITRKVIKGKHITYYGPFPTGGKALLDALYEVYPLVQKKSCLKEGKACLFYQIKKCLAPCEGKVSPEAYGEIVTQAKTSIVKRKDLLSTLEEKMTNLAMQERYEEAAAMRDSINAISSLTISSNIDFANAMDLDIFAILNGDERGVIVKLFMRGGKIISSAYSYFRHTHIFDENEAYKQALLEFYTIDTPNISKQILTAHTFEDSEQVSHSLSTRFDKKIEIVTPQRGPKAKLIALALQNCEELLRKTQSDTLMEQKIADLFDLSVIPYRVETFDNSHLMGAATVGGMVVWDEDKWDKSAYRRYTLHERDEYGQMKEMLSRRIENFKKEPAPDLWILDGGQANLNLAKALLEEAHVNLDVIAIAKEKLDAKAHRAKGAAKDIIYTSHGVLELKANDKRLHWIQRQRDEAHRYAITYHQNKKRKEDTKISLLNKKGIGKATVKKLIDYFGTFDAIENASSEEIEKVTNKKIANIIKNYNP; encoded by the coding sequence ATGCAATCAGTAATCCAAGACCTCCCCTCCTGCGCAGGAGTGTACCAGTATTTTGATACAAGCGGTAAACTGCTCTATGTAGGAAAAGCCAAAAACCTTAAGAACAGGGTCAAAAGCTATTGGCGTTTCTCTCCTGAATTCAGACCCAACCCTACGCAAAGTTCCCGTATCATCAAAATGCTCTATGAAGCCAGTAGACTTGAGTACATCGTCGTAGAGACGGAAGAGGATGCGCTCATCCTCGAAAACTCGCTCATCAAGCAGCTTAAACCCAAATACAACATTTTACTTCGTGACGATAAAACCTACCCCTACATCTATATCGATGAATCTGTTGCATATCCAAGGTTTGAAATTACCCGAAAGGTCATCAAAGGCAAACACATTACCTACTACGGCCCTTTTCCTACCGGAGGAAAAGCCTTACTTGACGCACTCTATGAAGTCTATCCTCTTGTACAGAAAAAGTCTTGTCTAAAAGAAGGGAAAGCCTGTCTCTTCTATCAGATCAAAAAGTGTCTGGCACCCTGTGAAGGAAAAGTGTCACCTGAAGCGTATGGAGAGATAGTTACACAGGCCAAAACATCCATCGTCAAACGCAAAGACCTACTCTCCACTCTTGAGGAGAAGATGACAAACCTTGCGATGCAGGAACGTTATGAAGAGGCAGCGGCTATGCGTGACAGTATCAATGCCATCTCTTCACTCACGATCTCATCAAACATTGATTTTGCCAATGCAATGGATCTGGATATCTTTGCGATACTCAATGGGGATGAAAGAGGTGTCATCGTCAAGCTCTTTATGCGGGGAGGAAAGATCATCTCATCGGCATACTCTTACTTCAGACATACCCATATTTTTGACGAGAATGAAGCCTATAAACAGGCGTTATTGGAATTCTATACCATCGATACCCCCAATATAAGCAAACAAATTCTTACGGCCCATACTTTTGAAGACTCCGAACAGGTGTCACATAGCCTTTCTACCCGTTTTGATAAAAAAATAGAGATAGTTACACCGCAACGCGGTCCCAAAGCCAAACTGATCGCTTTGGCCCTGCAAAACTGCGAAGAGCTACTGCGTAAAACACAGAGTGATACGCTCATGGAACAGAAAATCGCTGATCTCTTTGACCTTTCCGTCATTCCTTACCGTGTAGAGACTTTCGATAACTCTCATCTTATGGGTGCAGCTACCGTAGGTGGTATGGTGGTGTGGGATGAAGATAAATGGGATAAATCCGCATATCGACGATACACGCTGCATGAGCGTGATGAGTATGGGCAGATGAAAGAGATGCTCTCTAGACGTATAGAGAACTTTAAAAAAGAACCTGCTCCGGACCTTTGGATACTTGATGGAGGACAGGCCAACCTCAATCTTGCAAAAGCCCTTCTTGAAGAAGCCCATGTCAACCTTGATGTCATAGCCATAGCCAAAGAGAAGCTCGACGCCAAAGCACATCGTGCGAAAGGTGCAGCCAAAGACATAATCTATACCTCCCATGGCGTTCTTGAGCTCAAAGCAAATGACAAACGCCTGCACTGGATACAGCGCCAAAGGGATGAAGCACATCGTTATGCCATCACCTACCATCAGAACAAAAAACGTAAAGAAGATACAAAAATTTCACTTCTCAATAAAAAAGGTATAGGCAAAGCAACGGTCAAAAAGTTGATCGATTATTTCGGAACATTTGATGCCATAGAGAATGCATCTTCTGAAGAAATAGAAAAAGTTACAAATAAAAAAATTGCTAACATTATTAAAAATTATAATCCATAA
- a CDS encoding PAS domain S-box protein gives MNRPNPIDEEYIFEKGLIVSSTDLKGIITYANRKFCEISGYTKDELVGKNHNIVRHPDMPKAAFQELWDTIQGGKEWTGIVKNLRKDGRYYWVYSHISPIIVDGETTGYTAARRPASETEVTETIPIYRDLLEKESN, from the coding sequence ATGAATAGACCTAATCCAATTGATGAAGAGTATATCTTTGAAAAAGGCTTGATCGTTAGTTCGACAGATCTTAAAGGGATCATTACATATGCTAACAGAAAATTCTGTGAAATATCAGGATATACCAAAGATGAACTCGTAGGGAAAAATCACAATATTGTAAGACATCCGGATATGCCAAAAGCAGCATTTCAAGAACTTTGGGACACGATACAGGGTGGCAAAGAGTGGACCGGTATCGTAAAGAATTTAAGAAAAGATGGCAGATATTATTGGGTTTATTCACATATTTCACCTATCATTGTTGATGGAGAGACCACTGGCTACACCGCAGCCAGAAGACCGGCATCTGAAACAGAAGTAACAGAAACCATTCCTATTTACAGGGATTTGTTAGAGAAAGAAAGTAACTAA
- a CDS encoding ATP-binding protein, whose protein sequence is MTIRNRLKLIGLVPITLLILLSSYFFVTSYVNYEKANALKTTLINNGALDKALIEIGKESGLTALYLGSDKKIYTDALIKQREKLDESFENLKYEVITEKKVYLPLLVELLEGKKSKTSDPYNRLIFNIGKLPESRKKIDAENVDFKTAYFQTYRNGLSTPTLDKILALKNYALDTDISGLIDILAQIYTATEYSGLERGFISYYMAKRSSLSFDEIALWDEFKTKAHIFDMKQVNNDALRQQLEKVLYNDHAKEVMNDLALTSSAIQTDIDNGDYAEEVMDWFALQTQKIALLSKAELVVSNALWKKSNLYLEKQLLLLGIAGAIWLLSFILAYLGYTTARDITRNIKELEDVLNKAVEEMKASDQYLASDSHAIENIDLDTHEGTKEAYKFLEDLVETAKDDKLIALQANEAKSLFLANMSHEIRTPLNGIVGFTEILRSTNLTEEQEEFLAIIDKSSENLLSIINNILDLSKIESNKVEIESIVFDAAEEFESAVETYAVAATEKNIDMNYYMDPTISAKLKGDPTKIKEIVINLLSNAVKFTSYGGEVNLDIVKETDENGVNRVKFTVRDNGIGMTKDQQARIFDAFSQADVSVTRKYGGTGLGLTISSQFVELMGGKLELESAKDHGTSFFFSLPLEEVASTEVNYENAFTDLVIGKYEQDIPTKLDTNLEKWFEYFGPTVKHFESIAELKELDYNNTCKNYWIDIDKARQNMLDAIENMDKSKLIVIANVTSRNKVEELGIDQSRVLFKPVTLSKLKTVLSHTATIAPQRIEEAAVTQQTRFDAKVLVTEDNIINQKLIRRILEEHGITVDIANNGLESFEKRRSGDYDLLFMDIQMPVMDGIEATHEILDYEEDEELAHIPIVALTANALKGDRERFLSEGMDEYITKPIETTELLYILNKFLSDKTSNEPVEPVKEEEKVVEEVVETTEESVAPTAEISEEPELTLEEPASELFEMPKEAKILIAKRLLLTRKVLAKVLENLGHDYDALDDMDMLESRLASGDYDILFTDTDLVTESISQSNENVAIISSSNINASQEVSVQKGETISNAASKEEIENIITKYRG, encoded by the coding sequence ATGACTATACGTAATAGACTTAAACTTATTGGTCTTGTGCCAATTACTCTACTCATTTTACTTTCAAGTTATTTCTTTGTAACTTCATATGTAAACTATGAAAAGGCGAATGCACTCAAAACGACATTGATCAACAATGGTGCATTAGACAAAGCACTTATCGAAATAGGTAAAGAGAGCGGATTAACGGCATTATATCTTGGAAGTGACAAGAAAATATATACGGATGCACTTATCAAACAACGTGAGAAATTAGATGAGTCTTTTGAGAACCTCAAATATGAAGTCATCACAGAAAAAAAAGTATACCTTCCACTCTTAGTTGAACTTTTAGAAGGAAAGAAGTCAAAGACATCTGACCCTTATAATCGACTTATATTTAATATCGGTAAACTCCCCGAATCGAGAAAAAAAATAGATGCTGAAAATGTAGATTTTAAAACTGCTTATTTTCAAACCTACAGAAACGGTCTATCGACTCCAACGCTTGACAAGATCCTTGCACTAAAGAATTATGCGCTTGATACAGATATTTCAGGGCTGATCGATATACTTGCACAAATTTATACGGCGACAGAGTACAGTGGACTTGAAAGAGGGTTTATTTCATACTATATGGCAAAAAGATCTTCTTTATCCTTTGATGAGATTGCTTTATGGGACGAGTTTAAAACAAAAGCACATATTTTTGATATGAAACAAGTCAACAATGATGCCTTACGTCAACAACTTGAAAAAGTCCTCTATAATGATCACGCAAAAGAAGTGATGAATGACCTGGCTCTGACATCATCTGCGATTCAAACAGATATCGATAACGGTGACTATGCAGAAGAAGTTATGGACTGGTTCGCACTTCAAACACAGAAGATCGCATTGCTTTCAAAAGCAGAGCTTGTGGTTTCAAATGCTTTATGGAAGAAAAGTAACCTCTACCTTGAAAAACAGCTTTTACTTCTTGGTATCGCAGGCGCTATCTGGTTGCTGAGTTTTATTTTGGCATACCTCGGATATACCACAGCAAGAGATATTACCAGAAACATTAAAGAGCTTGAAGACGTACTTAACAAAGCGGTTGAAGAGATGAAAGCCAGCGATCAATATCTTGCATCAGATTCACATGCGATTGAAAATATTGACCTTGATACACATGAAGGTACAAAAGAAGCCTATAAGTTCCTTGAAGATCTTGTTGAAACAGCAAAAGATGATAAACTCATTGCACTCCAGGCCAATGAAGCAAAATCTCTTTTCCTTGCGAACATGTCACACGAGATTCGTACACCGCTTAACGGTATTGTCGGGTTTACAGAAATATTACGTAGTACGAACCTGACTGAAGAGCAAGAGGAATTCCTTGCCATTATTGATAAAAGTTCTGAAAACCTTCTTAGCATTATCAATAACATTCTTGACCTTTCAAAAATCGAGAGTAACAAGGTTGAGATCGAAAGTATTGTATTTGATGCGGCCGAAGAGTTCGAAAGTGCGGTTGAAACCTATGCCGTTGCTGCTACAGAGAAAAATATTGATATGAACTACTATATGGATCCGACGATCTCTGCAAAACTTAAAGGGGATCCGACGAAGATCAAAGAGATTGTTATTAACCTTCTTTCCAATGCCGTCAAATTTACAAGTTACGGTGGAGAAGTCAACCTTGACATCGTAAAAGAGACAGATGAGAATGGTGTGAACAGAGTGAAGTTTACTGTTAGAGATAATGGTATCGGTATGACAAAAGACCAACAAGCACGTATTTTTGATGCCTTCTCTCAAGCCGATGTATCGGTTACAAGAAAGTATGGTGGTACAGGTCTTGGTCTTACCATCTCCAGCCAGTTTGTTGAGCTTATGGGTGGAAAACTTGAACTTGAAAGTGCGAAAGATCATGGTACATCATTCTTCTTCTCATTACCATTGGAAGAGGTGGCATCTACAGAGGTTAATTATGAAAATGCATTCACTGATCTTGTAATAGGTAAATACGAGCAGGATATTCCGACAAAACTGGATACCAATCTGGAAAAATGGTTTGAATACTTTGGACCGACAGTTAAACATTTTGAATCTATCGCTGAACTCAAAGAGCTTGATTATAATAATACATGTAAGAACTACTGGATCGATATTGACAAAGCAAGACAGAATATGCTGGATGCAATCGAGAATATGGACAAATCGAAGCTCATAGTCATTGCGAATGTGACAAGCCGTAATAAGGTTGAAGAGCTGGGTATAGATCAAAGTCGCGTTCTCTTTAAGCCGGTTACACTCAGTAAACTAAAAACTGTCTTAAGCCATACAGCGACTATCGCACCTCAACGTATTGAAGAAGCAGCAGTAACACAGCAAACCAGATTTGATGCTAAAGTATTGGTGACAGAAGACAATATCATTAACCAAAAACTCATTAGACGTATACTTGAAGAACATGGGATCACAGTGGATATCGCCAACAACGGTCTTGAATCATTTGAAAAACGTAGAAGTGGTGATTATGATCTACTCTTTATGGATATTCAAATGCCTGTAATGGATGGTATTGAAGCAACACATGAGATCCTTGACTATGAAGAAGATGAAGAGTTAGCGCATATCCCGATCGTAGCCTTGACAGCCAATGCACTTAAAGGTGACAGAGAGAGGTTCTTAAGTGAGGGTATGGATGAATATATTACTAAGCCTATTGAAACGACAGAATTACTTTATATCCTTAACAAGTTCCTATCAGATAAAACAAGCAACGAACCTGTAGAACCGGTCAAAGAAGAAGAGAAGGTTGTAGAAGAAGTGGTTGAAACAACTGAAGAGAGTGTCGCTCCAACAGCTGAAATCTCTGAGGAGCCGGAACTGACTCTTGAAGAGCCTGCTTCCGAGCTCTTTGAGATGCCAAAAGAAGCAAAAATCCTTATTGCTAAAAGACTCCTATTGACACGTAAAGTTTTGGCGAAAGTTCTGGAGAATCTAGGTCATGACTATGATGCACTGGATGATATGGATATGTTAGAAAGTAGATTGGCATCAGGTGACTATGATATACTCTTTACCGATACAGATCTGGTGACAGAGAGTATCAGCCAGTCTAATGAAAATGTAGCTATAATTTCATCAAGCAATATAAATGCATCTCAAGAAGTAAGCGTACAAAAAGGTGAAACCATCTCAAATGCAGCTTCTAAAGAAGAGATAGAAAACATAATAACGAAGTATAGAGGATAA
- a CDS encoding response regulator produces MALKVLVVDDDFINRKLIQTLLKKNPRVTDIIEAENGSDALDKMKKDPSINLILLDIMMPVVDGIEFLKIFRSDMNNAHVPVIVLSTDDTRKTEVYDNGANDFLRKPVMQDNLYEKIDQWVH; encoded by the coding sequence ATGGCATTAAAAGTACTTGTTGTTGATGATGATTTCATCAACAGAAAGCTCATACAGACTCTTTTAAAAAAGAATCCAAGAGTCACAGACATTATAGAGGCAGAAAATGGGTCTGATGCCTTAGATAAAATGAAAAAAGATCCTAGTATCAATCTCATACTGTTAGATATCATGATGCCGGTTGTGGATGGAATAGAATTTCTTAAGATCTTCAGATCCGACATGAATAACGCACATGTACCCGTCATTGTACTCTCTACGGATGATACACGTAAAACGGAGGTCTATGACAATGGGGCAAACGACTTCTTACGCAAACCTGTGATGCAAGACAACCTCTATGAAAAAATAGACCAGTGGGTACACTAA
- the lon gene encoding endopeptidase La, whose translation MQLSDYDAFPTTLPIVVEDELFLYPFMISPIFLTDQKDIDAAADAMENNSLLFVTSSMPGKEGTHDFDTMYKVGVIGSIMRKVHIPDGRVKILFQGLARGKIVEPQEGPFNRAVIDVVTLESYNKLKADALMDILRDKVKKLSALNSQIPADLVRTIEENDEPNRIADLVSSMLKLDKEVAYVLYVELNIEKRLLGLIDIVTSQIESAKVQREIRTKVHTKIEQTNKEYFLKEQLKEIQQELGMDTQREEEIANFREKIAELKPHMQDDAFKEISKQLDRFARMHPDSADANVLQSYLEWVLELPFGKLTKKNLSVKDVSLELDKDHYSLEKPKERIVEFFSVRELAELRGIKQKETGGVILCFAGPPGVGKTSLANSIATALGRPLVRMALGGLEDVNELRGHRRTYVGAMPGRLVQGLIEAKSMDPVIVLDEIDKVGRSMRGDPTAALLEILDPEQNSKYRDYYLNFNIDLSKAIFIATANDVGRIPAPLRDRMEFIGLNSYTPKEKFEIAKRYLIPQELKKHALKSREFSITDKALKTLIDEYTREAGVRNLRRRIAGLMRKGARQLLEDKTKESIRISRKNLEEFIDKKVFEISLVDSKPQVGVVSGLAWTAVGGDVLTIEAIKIKGKGALQLTGSLGDVMKESVRIAHSVVKILIDNGDLPISSSIIPHSPKEREERIAVDPSEVYKRYDLHIHVPEGATPKDGPSAGIAMVSAIASILSGQKIDNKVAMTGEVTLTGKVLPIGGLKEKLIAAYKAGVEKALIPMKNYERDLNDIPDEVKNNVKIIGVSRIEEVLKEIFVK comes from the coding sequence ATGCAACTTAGTGATTATGATGCATTTCCGACTACCTTACCTATAGTGGTGGAGGATGAACTTTTCCTTTACCCTTTTATGATAAGTCCCATTTTTCTTACAGATCAAAAAGATATCGATGCCGCAGCTGATGCGATGGAAAATAACTCGTTACTCTTTGTGACCTCTTCCATGCCAGGGAAAGAGGGTACACATGATTTTGATACCATGTATAAAGTTGGGGTGATCGGGTCGATCATGCGGAAAGTACATATTCCTGATGGCAGGGTCAAAATACTTTTCCAGGGACTTGCGCGCGGAAAGATCGTTGAACCTCAAGAAGGGCCTTTTAATCGTGCTGTGATAGATGTGGTCACTTTAGAGAGTTATAATAAACTCAAAGCAGATGCTTTGATGGATATTCTTAGAGACAAAGTCAAAAAATTATCTGCTTTAAACAGTCAGATCCCTGCGGACCTTGTACGTACCATCGAAGAGAATGATGAACCAAACCGTATCGCAGACCTCGTTTCGTCCATGTTGAAGCTCGATAAAGAAGTTGCTTATGTTCTCTATGTGGAACTGAATATCGAGAAACGTCTGTTGGGACTTATTGACATCGTAACCTCTCAGATAGAGTCTGCAAAAGTGCAACGTGAGATACGTACAAAAGTCCATACCAAGATCGAACAGACCAACAAAGAGTATTTCTTAAAAGAACAGCTCAAAGAGATCCAGCAAGAGTTGGGGATGGATACACAAAGGGAAGAGGAGATCGCTAACTTTAGAGAAAAAATAGCGGAACTCAAACCTCACATGCAAGATGATGCGTTTAAAGAGATCAGTAAACAGTTGGATCGTTTTGCACGTATGCACCCTGATTCAGCCGATGCCAATGTACTCCAGAGTTACCTGGAGTGGGTACTTGAACTGCCATTCGGTAAGTTGACCAAGAAAAATCTCAGTGTGAAAGATGTCTCCCTTGAACTCGATAAGGACCACTATTCACTGGAAAAACCCAAAGAGCGTATCGTTGAATTTTTCTCTGTACGTGAACTGGCAGAGCTCAGAGGGATCAAACAAAAAGAGACAGGGGGTGTCATACTCTGTTTTGCAGGACCTCCGGGTGTCGGTAAGACTTCACTTGCCAACTCCATTGCCACTGCATTGGGAAGACCGCTTGTACGTATGGCACTGGGTGGACTTGAAGATGTCAATGAGCTTAGAGGACACAGAAGAACGTATGTGGGTGCAATGCCCGGACGTTTGGTGCAAGGACTTATAGAAGCAAAAAGTATGGATCCTGTTATCGTACTCGATGAGATAGACAAAGTAGGACGCAGCATGAGGGGTGACCCTACAGCTGCACTGCTTGAGATACTTGATCCGGAGCAGAACAGTAAGTATCGAGACTATTATCTCAATTTTAATATTGATCTGAGCAAAGCTATTTTTATCGCTACTGCAAATGATGTTGGACGTATACCTGCACCACTGCGTGACAGGATGGAGTTCATAGGCTTGAACTCTTATACGCCTAAAGAGAAGTTTGAGATCGCAAAGCGCTATCTCATACCTCAGGAGCTTAAAAAACATGCATTGAAAAGTAGGGAATTTTCCATAACGGATAAAGCACTGAAAACATTGATAGATGAATATACCAGAGAAGCGGGTGTACGGAATTTACGTCGTAGAATAGCCGGCTTGATGAGAAAAGGTGCGAGACAGCTTTTGGAAGATAAAACAAAAGAGAGCATCAGGATCTCGAGAAAGAACCTGGAAGAGTTTATAGACAAAAAAGTCTTCGAGATCTCTTTAGTAGACAGTAAACCTCAAGTCGGCGTTGTTAGTGGCTTGGCTTGGACAGCTGTAGGCGGAGATGTTTTAACCATTGAAGCCATTAAGATCAAAGGTAAGGGGGCATTGCAGCTTACCGGTAGTTTAGGTGATGTGATGAAAGAGTCTGTTCGTATTGCACATTCCGTTGTGAAGATACTGATAGACAATGGAGACCTTCCTATCTCTTCTTCCATCATTCCTCATAGTCCAAAAGAGAGAGAAGAGCGCATTGCAGTAGATCCAAGTGAAGTCTATAAGCGTTATGATCTTCATATCCATGTACCTGAGGGTGCAACTCCGAAAGACGGTCCAAGTGCCGGTATTGCCATGGTAAGTGCCATTGCTTCCATCTTAAGCGGACAAAAAATAGACAATAAGGTTGCAATGACAGGTGAGGTCACATTGACAGGAAAGGTACTGCCTATTGGTGGGCTCAAGGAGAAATTGATCGCTGCATATAAAGCAGGGGTTGAAAAAGCACTTATCCCAATGAAGAACTATGAACGTGATTTAAATGACATTCCTGATGAAGTAAAGAATAATGTAAAGATCATCGGGGTCTCTCGTATAGAAGAAGTATTGAAAGAGATATTTGTAAAATAG
- a CDS encoding outer membrane protein assembly factor BamD, producing MNLKKSVLAGMAAVLSFLFVGCGDEKEVAEFNKPALYWYQQIANSITSGNLDKADAYYISLKSEHMRSPLMPTSLMMLAHAHMNAEEYLLANYYLDEYNKRFGEYESREYTDFMKLKASFLGIKDVYKDQKLMIDSIATAKVYINRYPGSPYSPLVNTMLIRLHMSQYLLNENIAALYDRTGKEEAAKIYRDKNKGSVVEMADITPPEKGIIGYVFD from the coding sequence ATGAACTTGAAGAAAAGTGTTTTAGCAGGTATGGCTGCAGTGCTCTCATTTTTATTTGTGGGGTGCGGAGATGAGAAAGAAGTGGCTGAGTTTAATAAACCGGCACTCTATTGGTATCAGCAAATAGCCAACAGTATTACGAGTGGAAATTTGGATAAAGCCGATGCATACTACATTTCCCTTAAGAGTGAACATATGCGTTCACCGCTTATGCCGACCTCTTTGATGATGCTTGCACATGCACATATGAATGCCGAAGAGTATCTGCTTGCAAACTATTATCTTGATGAGTATAACAAACGTTTTGGTGAGTATGAAAGCCGTGAATATACAGACTTTATGAAACTCAAAGCGTCATTTTTAGGTATCAAAGATGTCTATAAGGACCAAAAATTGATGATAGACAGTATCGCTACGGCTAAAGTCTATATCAATCGTTATCCGGGCTCTCCTTATTCACCGCTTGTCAATACTATGCTGATAAGATTACATATGAGCCAGTACCTGCTTAATGAAAATATCGCAGCACTGTATGATCGTACGGGCAAAGAAGAAGCAGCAAAGATCTATAGAGACAAAAACAAGGGTTCTGTGGTTGAAATGGCTGATATCACACCGCCTGAAAAAGGCATCATAGGTTATGTCTTCGACTAA